The following are encoded in a window of Methanobrevibacter sp. V74 genomic DNA:
- the rrp42 gene encoding exosome complex protein Rrp42: MEIVPEITRRSIVDLVHNDKREDNRAIDEYRDISVETNVISKAEGSARVKLGGTQVIVGIKPQIGSPFPDTPNLGVLMTNCEMLPMADPTFEPGPPSDDSIELARVVDRGIRESELVDLDKLCVEEGKHVWMLFIDLHIIDNCGNLFDACELAVMAALKSTKLPVANVVDDEVVLSEDETFDLPINNELALCTFVKIGDKMVIDPTLSEQQVASARLNVGVTKDGHICSMQKGGDEPLTKEDILSAVNLAVTKTKELMENL, from the coding sequence ATGGAGATAGTACCGGAAATTACAAGAAGAAGTATTGTTGACCTTGTCCATAATGATAAAAGAGAGGATAACAGGGCAATTGATGAATATAGGGACATTTCTGTTGAAACTAATGTTATTTCTAAAGCTGAAGGTTCAGCTCGTGTTAAATTAGGTGGAACTCAGGTTATTGTGGGTATTAAACCACAAATTGGAAGTCCATTTCCAGACACTCCGAATTTAGGAGTTTTAATGACCAATTGTGAAATGTTACCAATGGCCGATCCTACTTTCGAACCAGGACCACCTAGTGACGATTCAATTGAACTTGCACGTGTAGTTGACAGAGGTATTCGTGAAAGTGAATTGGTTGATTTGGATAAATTATGTGTTGAAGAAGGAAAACATGTTTGGATGCTATTTATTGATTTGCATATTATTGATAACTGCGGAAACCTTTTTGATGCATGCGAATTAGCTGTCATGGCTGCTTTAAAATCTACTAAATTGCCTGTTGCTAATGTCGTTGATGATGAAGTTGTTTTAAGTGAAGATGAAACATTTGATTTACCTATTAACAATGAATTGGCTTTATGCACTTTCGTTAAAATTGGTGATAAAATGGTTATCGATCCAACATTATCCGAACAACAAGTAGCATCTGCTCGTTTAAATGTTGGCGTTACAAAAGATGGTCACATCTGTTCAATGCAGAAAGGCGGAGATGAACCATTAACTAAGGAAGATATTCTTTCTGCCGTTAATTTGGCAGTAACAAAAACAAAAGAGTTAATGGAAAATCTTTAA
- the rrp41 gene encoding exosome complex exonuclease Rrp41, whose protein sequence is MSDIRDDGRKFDELRPIKIEAGVLERADGSAYLEVGGNKILVAVYGPRESYIRRLLKPNTGVIRCRYNMAPFSVDDRKRPGPDRRSTEISKITADALRPALMLENYPRSMIDVYIEVIEAEGGTRCAGITAASVALVDAGIPMRDIVVGCAAGKVQDEIVLDLSEKEDKEGQADVPIAMMPRTGEITLLQSDGDLTGEEFEKAISLAMEGCLEVNKVQKEALMKRYSIE, encoded by the coding sequence ATGTCAGATATTAGAGATGATGGTAGGAAATTTGATGAATTACGTCCTATTAAAATTGAAGCTGGAGTGCTTGAACGTGCAGACGGTTCAGCTTATTTGGAAGTTGGAGGAAATAAAATATTAGTAGCTGTATATGGTCCTAGAGAATCATACATTAGAAGATTACTTAAGCCAAATACTGGTGTAATTAGATGCAGATATAATATGGCTCCATTTTCAGTAGATGATAGGAAAAGACCTGGGCCTGATAGAAGATCCACTGAGATTTCCAAAATCACCGCCGATGCTTTAAGACCAGCATTAATGTTGGAAAACTATCCTCGTTCAATGATTGATGTTTATATAGAAGTAATAGAAGCTGAAGGTGGAACTCGTTGTGCTGGAATTACAGCAGCTTCTGTTGCACTTGTTGATGCAGGAATTCCAATGAGGGATATTGTTGTAGGATGTGCTGCAGGTAAAGTTCAAGATGAAATTGTCCTTGACTTATCTGAAAAAGAAGATAAAGAAGGTCAAGCTGATGTTCCTATAGCTATGATGCCAAGAACTGGTGAAATCACATTATTACAAAGTGACGGTGACTTGACTGGAGAAGAATTTGAAAAAGCTATTAGTTTAGCTATGGAAGGATGTCTTGAAGTTAACAAAGTTCAAAAAGAAGCTTTAATGAAAAGATATTCTATAGAATAA
- the rrp4 gene encoding exosome complex RNA-binding protein Rrp4 encodes MIHVENKDLVIPGQILADDEYYSGRGTFKENGKVCSSLLGRVSLRNKKIRVIPLKSKYVPKKGDVVIGKIKDVRFSMWDVDINSPYSGILPAFEVFGREKKELNRTFDVGDVLFLRVVDVDEIKKAKLGLKGRGMGKFKGGIIVDIAPTKVPRLIGKKGSMINMIKDKTNCKIVVGQNGLVWVKGNDDMEQLTREIIQLIEAEAHTSGLTNKIKNKLYLTIDGELPPEEAEDVEEEFVLEKPKLQNFKEELEQEEANKEKKDKPDIGEVIEEFKRKNKSKDGSLSYSDNSSNSFILNNK; translated from the coding sequence ATGATACACGTGGAAAATAAAGATTTAGTTATTCCAGGTCAAATATTGGCCGATGACGAATACTATTCAGGAAGAGGTACCTTTAAAGAGAACGGTAAAGTTTGTTCTTCTTTATTGGGACGTGTTTCTTTAAGGAATAAAAAGATTAGAGTCATTCCTTTAAAAAGTAAATATGTTCCTAAAAAAGGAGATGTTGTTATTGGTAAAATTAAAGATGTCAGATTCTCAATGTGGGATGTAGACATCAATTCTCCATATTCTGGAATTTTACCTGCTTTTGAAGTGTTTGGTCGTGAAAAAAAAGAACTCAACAGGACATTTGACGTTGGGGATGTGCTATTTTTAAGAGTTGTCGATGTTGATGAAATCAAAAAGGCGAAACTCGGTTTAAAAGGCAGGGGAATGGGTAAATTCAAGGGAGGAATAATTGTAGATATTGCTCCAACTAAAGTTCCCAGATTAATTGGTAAAAAAGGTTCCATGATCAACATGATTAAAGACAAAACCAATTGTAAAATCGTCGTTGGTCAAAATGGTCTTGTTTGGGTTAAAGGAAACGATGACATGGAACAACTTACCCGTGAAATTATTCAATTAATTGAAGCTGAAGCCCATACTTCTGGTTTAACAAATAAAATTAAAAACAAATTATATTTAACAATTGATGGTGAATTACCACCTGAAGAAGCAGAAGATGTAGAAGAAGAATTTGTTTTAGAAAAACCCAAACTTCAAAATTTTAAAGAGGAATTAGAACAGGAAGAAGCTAACAAAGAGAAAAAAGATAAACCGGATATTGGTGAAGTTATAGAAGAATTTAAAAGAAAAAATAAAAGCAAAGATGGTTCATTATCATACAGTGATAACTCCAGCAATTCTTTTATATTAAATAATAAATGA
- a CDS encoding ribosome assembly factor SBDS has protein sequence MVNIDEAIIAKYEYCGEHFEILVDPDLAADFRNPDGPDVVIEDLLAVEEIFKDSKKGDKASDESMNKIFETTDPIEVSKVILEKGTVQLTADQKRRMQEDKRKLVINKIATEAINPQNGLPHPVQRIENACNEAKVKFDPFISVDQQVQSALKAIKPLIPIRFEKVKVAVRLPGSSAGGAYNVIHGFGEIINEEWQQDGSWIAIIEMPGGLQNSFASKMAEISGGEAETKTI, from the coding sequence ATGGTAAATATTGATGAAGCTATTATTGCTAAATACGAATATTGCGGTGAACATTTTGAAATATTAGTTGACCCTGATTTAGCAGCAGATTTTCGAAATCCTGATGGTCCTGATGTTGTCATTGAAGATCTTTTAGCTGTTGAAGAAATATTCAAAGATTCTAAAAAAGGAGATAAAGCTTCTGATGAATCTATGAATAAAATCTTTGAAACTACTGATCCAATCGAAGTTTCAAAGGTTATTCTTGAAAAAGGGACTGTTCAATTAACTGCTGATCAAAAAAGAAGAATGCAAGAGGATAAAAGAAAACTGGTTATTAATAAAATTGCTACAGAAGCGATAAATCCTCAAAATGGATTGCCTCACCCGGTGCAAAGAATTGAAAATGCCTGTAATGAGGCAAAAGTCAAATTTGATCCATTCATATCAGTTGATCAACAAGTTCAATCAGCCTTAAAAGCTATCAAACCACTTATACCAATCCGATTTGAAAAAGTTAAAGTTGCAGTCAGACTTCCAGGGTCATCAGCAGGTGGTGCTTATAATGTTATTCATGGATTCGGTGAAATTATTAATGAAGAATGGCAACAAGATGGTTCTTGGATAGCTATTATTGAAATGCCGGGTGGTCTTCAGAATTCATTCGCTTCAAAAATGGCTGAAATTTCAGGTGGAGAAGCAGAAACTAAAACCATTTAA
- the psmA gene encoding archaeal proteasome endopeptidase complex subunit alpha translates to MQPLQNAGYDRAITVFSPDGRLFQVEYAREAVKRGTTSIGVKSSEGIVLAVDKRTTSKLVEASSIEKIFKIDEHIGAATSGLVADARALIERARVEAQINKITYSEQIHVTSLSKKLCDMLQLYTQNGGVRPFGSALIIGGVYDGKCKLFETDPSGALIEYKATAIGSGRSAAMDIFEDKYKDDLLLEEAIGLALTAINEATDHDTTSNNVEIAVIKIEDEKYEKLSQEEVQKYIDEVLPKEEEEETDESQEDSEE, encoded by the coding sequence ATGCAACCTTTACAAAATGCTGGATATGATAGGGCTATTACTGTCTTTAGCCCAGATGGAAGACTTTTTCAAGTAGAATATGCAAGAGAAGCTGTTAAAAGAGGAACCACCTCAATCGGTGTAAAAAGTTCAGAAGGAATTGTTTTAGCTGTTGACAAAAGAACTACTTCTAAATTAGTTGAAGCATCATCTATTGAAAAGATATTTAAAATAGACGAACATATTGGTGCAGCCACTTCAGGTCTTGTTGCAGATGCAAGAGCATTAATTGAAAGAGCAAGAGTTGAAGCACAAATCAACAAAATAACTTACAGCGAACAAATTCATGTAACTAGCTTATCTAAAAAACTATGTGACATGTTACAATTATACACACAAAATGGTGGGGTACGGCCATTCGGTTCTGCTTTAATCATTGGTGGAGTATATGATGGTAAATGTAAATTATTCGAAACTGATCCTAGTGGAGCTTTGATTGAATACAAAGCAACTGCCATTGGTTCTGGAAGGTCTGCAGCAATGGACATTTTTGAAGATAAATATAAAGATGATTTATTATTAGAAGAAGCTATTGGATTAGCTTTAACTGCTATTAATGAAGCTACTGACCATGATACTACTTCAAACAATGTTGAAATTGCAGTAATTAAAATTGAAGATGAAAAATACGAAAAACTTTCTCAAGAAGAAGTGCAAAAATACATTGATGAAGTACTTCCTAAAGAAGAGGAAGAAGAAACCGATGAATCTCAAGAAGATTCAGAAGAATAA
- a CDS encoding Rpp14/Pop5 family protein, which yields MKLKVLPPTLRKNNRYLTVDIKSISEIDKGDLVNLIWNTCIRFQGECRTSNFNLWVVRFYEMEKTEEYNHYKSIIRCQREFADDVRSSLALVSKYNGKSISITSIGLSGTIHASQKFI from the coding sequence ATGAAACTTAAGGTTTTGCCCCCAACACTTAGAAAAAACAATAGATATTTAACAGTAGATATTAAAAGCATCTCTGAGATTGACAAAGGCGATTTGGTTAATCTTATTTGGAATACATGTATTAGATTTCAAGGGGAATGCAGGACATCTAATTTTAATTTATGGGTTGTGCGATTCTATGAGATGGAGAAAACTGAGGAGTATAATCATTATAAATCCATAATAAGATGTCAAAGAGAGTTTGCAGATGATGTGAGGTCATCATTAGCATTGGTGAGTAAATATAATGGCAAAAGCATTTCAATTACATCTATTGGATTGTCAGGCACCATACATGCTTCTCAAAAGTTTATTTAA
- a CDS encoding RNase P subunit p30 family protein yields MFFDLNIQGNDLENNVKLAIEASKYGWEHINFSYNQNDFQNALKLRNELNDNLGDIIDFDYTLEIKSTNVNEIRKFVNKFRDKTLCVSVIGGDLKVNRWVLENIKIDALSRPYLKRYDSGLNHILAKEAARNNVAIEICFKDILRSYLAPRAKIISNMKDIYTLYRKFDFPLVLSSRAETIFDIKSVHDFIAVFKQTGLTDDEIIKSFNDARSILEYNKNRRNLILKGVRRVSDET; encoded by the coding sequence ATGTTTTTTGATTTAAATATTCAAGGAAATGACTTGGAGAATAATGTTAAGTTAGCTATTGAAGCCTCTAAATATGGATGGGAGCATATTAATTTTTCATATAATCAAAATGACTTTCAAAACGCTTTAAAGTTAAGAAATGAGCTGAATGATAATTTGGGAGATATTATTGATTTTGATTATACTTTAGAGATTAAATCAACCAACGTTAATGAAATTAGAAAATTTGTTAATAAATTTAGAGATAAAACCTTGTGCGTTTCTGTCATTGGTGGGGATTTGAAGGTTAATCGTTGGGTTTTGGAAAATATTAAAATTGATGCATTGTCAAGACCTTACCTGAAAAGATACGATTCAGGTTTAAATCATATTCTTGCAAAAGAAGCCGCCAGGAATAATGTTGCAATAGAGATATGTTTTAAAGATATTTTAAGAAGTTATCTGGCTCCAAGAGCTAAAATCATTTCTAATATGAAAGATATCTATACATTATATAGGAAATTTGATTTTCCTTTAGTTTTATCATCTAGGGCGGAAACTATCTTTGATATTAAAAGTGTCCATGATTTCATTGCTGTTTTCAAACAAACAGGATTAACAGATGATGAAATCATCAAATCTTTTAATGATGCAAGGAGCATATTGGAATATAATAAAAATAGGCGTAATCTAATTTTAAAAGGTGTTAGGAGGGTTAGTGATGAAACTTAA
- a CDS encoding zinc ribbon domain-containing protein — translation MKCSKCGFENKYKAKFCTKCGSSLVVAVGESEPKRNNSRYLIIALIVVIIILAGTIGYFVLGNPSHTVQNDDNLQSADSDESQSVDSSNGEKYSRDASEKTKPISSSKTESKDWVSIGSYSGSGSGSETISVPEGKIMVKLSAYPIKNYATNHLYVTGSSGDSGGVDWGSKSAVKTKSDSFTYESSSEEVFTIDYYETVDWQVEFFRYQ, via the coding sequence ATGAAATGTAGTAAATGTGGATTTGAAAATAAATACAAAGCGAAATTTTGCACTAAATGTGGAAGTTCATTAGTTGTAGCCGTTGGTGAAAGCGAACCTAAAAGAAATAATTCCAGATATCTTATAATTGCCTTAATCGTGGTTATTATAATTCTTGCTGGAACTATTGGGTATTTTGTATTAGGTAATCCTTCACACACGGTTCAAAATGATGATAATTTACAAAGTGCTGATTCAGATGAAAGTCAATCTGTGGATAGCAGTAATGGTGAAAAATATAGCAGGGATGCTTCTGAAAAAACAAAACCTATCTCTTCATCAAAAACAGAGTCTAAAGATTGGGTGTCTATAGGCAGTTATTCGGGTTCGGGTTCGGGTTCAGAAACTATTAGTGTTCCTGAAGGTAAGATCATGGTAAAACTCTCAGCATATCCAATTAAAAACTATGCAACAAATCATTTGTACGTTACCGGATCTAGTGGGGATTCTGGTGGAGTGGATTGGGGTTCAAAAAGTGCAGTTAAGACAAAATCTGACTCATTTACATACGAATCATCTTCTGAGGAAGTATTTACCATAGATTACTATGAAACTGTAGATTGGCAAGTTGAATTCTTTAGATATCAATAA
- a CDS encoding transcriptional regulator, which translates to MVKENDELLKLTSYVQISKYREKTLKSLGDDVKIPTKIASDSGIRTNHISKVLSELKSKEIVECINEEARKGRLYRLTDTGKDVLKNIKDKEEKEE; encoded by the coding sequence ATGGTAAAAGAAAACGATGAACTTTTAAAATTAACTTCATATGTTCAAATTTCCAAATACCGAGAAAAAACCTTAAAATCACTTGGTGATGATGTTAAAATACCAACAAAAATCGCAAGTGACAGCGGGATTAGAACCAATCACATTTCAAAAGTTCTAAGCGAATTAAAAAGCAAAGAAATTGTTGAATGTATAAATGAAGAAGCTCGTAAAGGAAGATTATACAGATTAACCGATACAGGTAAGGACGTATTAAAAAATATTAAAGATAAAGAAGAAAAAGAAGAATAA
- a CDS encoding zinc ribbon domain-containing protein produces MVYLRACDVCGTLNFKENNYCTHCGNKLILEHICPVCGETNTDDATFCINCKSQINPISIEDFDTLFNEFNQNLLANAQITSEEYGQIISNIFIRADYIEIWGETTKNKILNLASIFTPCKPKSRGFERGFIFLGNGIFYDDRLADSVQIATIIHELGHFFLFSIIESLLCHIFKVKPSSTLQSFVWYFLTLLEFKIMNEYCAHTVEGRFIPYGYQNYGSFNALVENINFDEESLDNMITLGNSFANEIIVFLENYIDEELRSEIKLQYRKDLTQPTYDSIFKETDKCFPFDVKNSILIHVLCDVLKEVSKNVEELKELESIKEGIESS; encoded by the coding sequence GTGGTTTATTTGAGAGCTTGTGATGTATGCGGGACCTTAAATTTTAAAGAGAATAATTATTGCACGCACTGCGGCAATAAATTAATATTGGAACATATTTGTCCTGTTTGCGGTGAAACTAACACGGATGACGCTACTTTTTGTATTAATTGTAAAAGTCAAATCAATCCAATTTCTATTGAGGACTTTGATACTTTGTTCAACGAGTTTAACCAAAATCTACTGGCTAATGCCCAAATAACTTCTGAGGAATATGGCCAGATTATTTCTAATATTTTTATTAGAGCAGATTACATAGAAATTTGGGGAGAAACTACCAAAAATAAGATTTTAAATCTAGCCAGTATTTTTACACCATGCAAACCTAAATCAAGGGGTTTTGAACGTGGTTTCATATTTTTAGGTAATGGTATTTTTTATGATGACAGATTAGCTGATTCCGTCCAAATTGCAACAATTATTCATGAATTAGGACATTTTTTCTTATTCAGCATAATTGAAAGTTTATTATGTCATATTTTTAAAGTTAAACCCTCTTCAACACTTCAAAGTTTTGTCTGGTATTTTTTAACACTTTTAGAGTTTAAAATAATGAATGAATATTGCGCTCACACCGTTGAGGGAAGATTTATACCATACGGATATCAAAATTACGGTTCATTTAATGCTTTGGTTGAAAATATAAATTTTGATGAAGAATCATTAGATAATATGATAACTCTTGGAAACTCATTTGCAAATGAAATAATTGTTTTTTTAGAAAATTACATTGATGAGGAGTTAAGAAGTGAAATTAAATTACAATATCGTAAAGACCTAACTCAACCAACTTATGATTCAATATTTAAGGAAACTGATAAGTGTTTTCCTTTTGATGTTAAAAATAGTATTCTGATTCATGTTCTGTGTGATGTTTTAAAAGAAGTTTCAAAAAATGTTGAAGAATTAAAGGAATTAGAAAGTATAAAAGAAGGGATAGAATCAAGTTAA
- a CDS encoding zinc ribbon domain-containing protein, producing MALENYCKYCGHRILANEPYCTGCGHKTKYDADNDVHVLIPPVHNIGFFNFPIDFSPYIESKKEVKYEICSCGYMNDVNNEYCYMCGAKRSQSKLSKIFKRNSKPKFSVGTVLCECGSINSKDNVFCEMCGKKLKDEETPVFDNYSNFNLEFKDSIFCFCGEENDNGSLFCRNCGLPLNNYGNNGDMLILCTCSNLNEITADFCTDCGANLNKEDTKIVCVCGHINPKHLKFCEECERPLNPQKELKTRIICSCGQILEWDIVYCPNCGKNIKRKIIHKKSIDNTVKSLKSRFR from the coding sequence ATGGCTTTAGAGAATTACTGTAAATACTGTGGTCATAGAATACTTGCAAATGAACCATATTGTACTGGTTGCGGACACAAAACTAAATATGATGCTGACAATGATGTTCATGTTTTAATACCTCCAGTACACAATATTGGATTTTTCAATTTTCCAATTGACTTTTCACCATATATTGAATCTAAAAAAGAGGTTAAATATGAAATATGTTCCTGCGGATATATGAATGATGTCAATAATGAATATTGTTATATGTGTGGAGCTAAAAGGTCACAAAGTAAATTGTCTAAGATTTTTAAAAGAAATTCCAAACCTAAATTTTCAGTTGGCACTGTCTTATGTGAATGCGGATCAATTAATTCAAAAGACAATGTATTCTGTGAAATGTGTGGTAAAAAACTAAAGGATGAAGAAACTCCCGTATTTGATAATTATAGTAATTTTAATTTAGAATTTAAAGATTCTATTTTCTGTTTTTGCGGTGAAGAAAATGATAATGGATCACTTTTTTGCCGGAATTGTGGTTTGCCATTGAATAATTATGGCAATAATGGTGACATGCTAATATTATGTACTTGCTCTAATTTAAATGAGATTACAGCCGATTTTTGCACTGACTGTGGAGCTAATTTAAATAAGGAAGATACAAAAATAGTTTGTGTTTGCGGACATATAAATCCCAAACATTTAAAGTTCTGTGAAGAATGTGAAAGGCCATTAAATCCTCAAAAAGAATTAAAAACAAGAATTATTTGTTCTTGTGGACAAATATTGGAATGGGATATTGTGTATTGTCCTAATTGTGGAAAAAACATTAAAAGAAAGATTATACATAAAAAGTCAATTGACAATACGGTTAAAAGTCTAAAAAGTAGGTTTAGGTAG
- a CDS encoding DHH family phosphoesterase yields MKTKCRKCKGIGSIVVDYKECDACGGTGFEDDLFNVGTHFKGVNSKAKAKFDLGGEEDIPCEVCNGKGQVEVYEECPDCHGTGQINVCRDCGKLLDENDICPECREKRKVEKMKYEEYEAKRKQPKDVYVLDSLCNMKDMDKNKLYLGKVTRVEKYGSFVTLNNDVWGLMRGDVSDYKVGDEVIVVVTAIKSREGKIDFEPAHVESYNIKKLTKSIPRTLISQLDEKKSKFVRIDGEVQQIQQTSGPTIFIISDESGTTEIAAFDKAGERSYPEIEVADAVQVIGEVNEHSGKTQIESSSMIKLDEENTKQLHKLIDDALNERAKPQEVDFLVKSDILNRLKPKMYEAAQKIRRAILDGRTILLRHHNDADGICSGVAMEKAIVPLIQKVNPSNDAEYYYFKRSPSKAPFYELEDVVKDLSFALEDQERHGQKLPLIVLLDNGSTEEDIVALMQAKIYDIEVVVIDHHFPGELLTKDVRNGEIYGARVSVDEYVDTHVNPYLVGGDSQLTAGCLAAEVAHIINPEVEELIKHLPAIAALGDRAECGEVCQYLELAAQKGFTKEHLSKVAECVDFEAYFLRFMNGRGIMDTILAVDNFDKHRKMIDALYKEYQKRIDTQLRAALPNIKQTQLDNGIYINLLDVEKFAHKFTFPAPGKTCGFVHDHVIKQLGEDKPIVTLGHGPDFGVFRATDAVNEQYGFNVNEIVSKMIERVPQAGVDGGGHECAGSIKYIEGLGEEVLFKVVGEIQSLKK; encoded by the coding sequence TTGAAAACAAAATGTCGCAAGTGTAAGGGAATAGGTTCAATTGTGGTGGACTATAAAGAATGTGACGCCTGTGGAGGAACAGGTTTTGAAGATGATTTGTTCAATGTAGGTACTCATTTTAAAGGAGTAAACAGTAAAGCAAAAGCTAAATTTGACCTTGGAGGAGAAGAGGATATTCCATGTGAGGTATGTAATGGAAAAGGACAGGTTGAAGTATATGAGGAATGTCCTGATTGTCATGGAACCGGTCAGATTAATGTATGTAGGGACTGTGGAAAACTTCTTGATGAAAATGATATATGTCCGGAATGTAGAGAAAAAAGAAAGGTTGAAAAAATGAAATATGAGGAATACGAAGCTAAAAGAAAACAACCTAAGGATGTTTATGTCTTAGATTCTTTGTGTAATATGAAAGATATGGATAAAAATAAATTATATCTGGGAAAAGTAACAAGAGTTGAAAAATATGGTTCTTTTGTTACATTAAATAATGATGTTTGGGGACTCATGAGAGGCGATGTTTCTGATTATAAAGTCGGTGATGAGGTTATTGTAGTTGTAACAGCTATTAAATCAAGAGAAGGCAAAATAGATTTCGAACCGGCGCATGTTGAATCTTATAATATTAAAAAATTAACTAAATCTATTCCAAGAACTCTTATCTCTCAATTGGATGAGAAAAAATCCAAGTTTGTTAGAATTGATGGTGAAGTCCAACAAATTCAACAGACCTCTGGACCAACAATATTCATTATTAGTGATGAAAGTGGAACTACTGAAATTGCCGCTTTTGATAAAGCAGGTGAGAGATCTTATCCTGAAATCGAGGTAGCTGATGCGGTGCAGGTTATTGGTGAAGTGAACGAACACAGTGGAAAAACACAAATAGAGTCATCTTCAATGATTAAACTTGATGAGGAAAACACTAAGCAACTACATAAATTGATAGACGATGCATTAAATGAGAGAGCTAAACCGCAAGAGGTTGATTTCTTAGTCAAAAGTGATATTTTAAACAGACTCAAACCTAAAATGTATGAAGCCGCTCAAAAAATTAGAAGAGCGATACTTGATGGAAGGACTATTTTACTTAGACACCATAATGATGCCGATGGAATTTGCTCAGGTGTTGCAATGGAAAAAGCTATCGTTCCTTTAATACAGAAAGTAAATCCAAGTAATGATGCTGAATATTATTACTTTAAAAGATCACCGAGTAAAGCTCCATTCTATGAGCTTGAGGATGTTGTTAAGGACTTGTCATTTGCACTTGAAGACCAAGAAAGGCATGGGCAAAAATTACCATTAATCGTATTATTGGATAACGGTTCAACTGAAGAGGATATTGTGGCATTAATGCAAGCTAAAATCTATGATATAGAAGTCGTTGTAATCGACCACCACTTTCCAGGGGAATTGCTTACAAAGGACGTAAGGAATGGTGAAATTTATGGTGCAAGAGTATCTGTTGACGAATATGTTGATACTCATGTAAATCCATACTTGGTTGGTGGAGATTCACAATTAACTGCCGGTTGTCTTGCAGCAGAAGTAGCCCATATTATAAATCCTGAAGTAGAGGAATTAATTAAACATTTACCGGCTATTGCAGCATTAGGTGACCGTGCTGAATGCGGTGAAGTCTGCCAATACTTAGAATTGGCTGCTCAAAAGGGTTTTACAAAAGAACACTTATCAAAAGTCGCTGAATGTGTTGACTTTGAAGCTTATTTCTTAAGATTCATGAATGGTAGAGGTATAATGGATACAATTCTTGCTGTTGATAATTTCGATAAACACAGAAAAATGATTGATGCATTATACAAGGAATATCAAAAACGTATTGACACTCAACTTAGAGCGGCTCTACCAAATATCAAACAAACCCAACTTGACAATGGAATCTACATAAACCTTTTAGATGTTGAAAAATTCGCACATAAGTTCACATTCCCTGCTCCTGGAAAAACCTGCGGATTTGTTCATGATCATGTAATAAAACAATTGGGTGAAGACAAACCGATTGTTACATTAGGTCATGGGCCTGATTTTGGTGTATTTAGGGCAACTGATGCCGTAAATGAGCAATATGGATTTAATGTAAATGAAATTGTTTCTAAAATGATTGAAAGAGTTCCACAAGCAGGTGTAGATGGTGGAGGTCATGAATGTGCAGGATCTATCAAATACATTGAAGGGCTTGGTGAAGAGGTATTGTTTAAAGTAGTTGGAGAGATTCAATCATTAAAAAAATAA
- a CDS encoding desulfoferrodoxin family protein, whose product MAKILKCNECGSIIQVLAEGDESVCNDHMFEFPTQTEGDKALKHKPVVEIDGNNVTVKVGEAAHPMDDDHYIQFVVVEAGAEQYAKCFKPGDVAEATFTVNSTDDVKALAFCNQHGLWSSE is encoded by the coding sequence ATGGCAAAAATATTAAAATGTAATGAATGTGGAAGTATTATTCAGGTGTTAGCTGAAGGCGATGAAAGTGTATGTAATGATCACATGTTTGAATTCCCTACACAAACTGAAGGGGATAAAGCTCTTAAACATAAACCTGTTGTGGAAATTGATGGGAATAATGTAACCGTTAAAGTCGGTGAAGCTGCCCATCCAATGGATGATGACCACTACATTCAATTTGTTGTTGTTGAAGCAGGTGCTGAACAATATGCCAAATGCTTCAAACCGGGAGACGTTGCAGAAGCTACATTTACTGTAAACTCAACTGATGATGTTAAAGCATTGGCTTTCTGTAATCAACATGGACTTTGGTCCAGTGAATAA